From Cercospora beticola chromosome 6, complete sequence, a single genomic window includes:
- a CDS encoding uncharacterized protein (antiSMASH:Cluster_4) yields the protein MSTSTEESQLNEQHDFITSSLGYHIHPTIVKALTEDAKLLPENIRIADISRGDQFNGSVSIDALAQAKRVKLPFGGYSSNRKDLQGQFDVVAVRVLHTNLKPDRFNEALDELVALLKPGGWLQWIDWDPMTARIATVKAGAPDTVLRDVLNRFTDALRAQKAGSTYKISTAMSLHLEDEESDMYTVTPEVRFTENVVAGALLYLERSGHCTAREASELRAKVKEEIESAGSLLFYDLWCHIARKPANDAENLEA from the coding sequence ATGAGCACATCAACAGAAGAGAGTCAGCTCAATGAGCAACATGACTTCATCACATCGAGCCTCGGCTATCATATCCACCCAACGATAGTCAAAGCACTGACTGAGGATGCGAAATTGCTGCCAGAGAACATCCGAATTGCAGACATCTCGCGAGGCGACCAATTCAACGGAAGCGTCTCGATTGACGCACTTGCGCAAGCCAAAAGAGTGAAACTGCCGTTTGGAGGttacagcagcaacagaaaAGACCTACAAGGCCAATTCGATGTCGTCGCAGTCCGCGTTCTCCACACAAACCTCAAGCCCGACAGATTCAACGAAGCCCTCGACGAACTCGTAGCACTTCTCAAACCAGGCGGCTGGCTCCAATGGATTGACTGGGACCCCATGACAGCACGAATAGCCACTGTCAAAGCGGGAGCGCCAGATACCGTGCTTCGCGATGTCTTGAATCGCTTCACAGATGCTCTGCGGGCTCAAAAAGCAGGCTCGACGTATAAAATCTCCACAGCAATGAGTTTACATctggaggatgaggaatCGGATATGTATACGGTGACTCCGGAGGTGCGGTTCACGGAGAATGTGGTTGCGGGAGCGCTGCTGTATCTTGAACGCAGTGGGCATTGTACCGCACGGGAGGCGAGCGAATTGAGAGCAAAGGTCaaggaggagattgagagCGCGGGATCTCTGCTGTTCTACGATCTTTGGTGTCATATTGCGAGGAAGCCGGCGAATGATGCTGAAAATCTGGAAGCGTGA